The Pedobacter mucosus genome window below encodes:
- a CDS encoding phosphosulfolactate synthase, with the protein MNYPLLNIPERPVKPRQNGLTMVMDKGLSLRQVEDFIEVAGVHTDIVKLGWATSHVTPKLKEKLALYKSAGIPTYFGGTLFEAFIIRNQFDDYQRVLDQYGMEYAEVSDGSIEIEHELKCEFISKLAKQVTVISEVGSKDAAKIFAPYKWIKLMKAEMEAGAWKVIAEAREGGNVGIYRGSGEVREGLVDEILTQIPADTIIWEAPQKEQQVWFIKLIGTNVNLGNIAPAEVIPLETIRLGLRGDTFDHFLNQTK; encoded by the coding sequence ATGAATTACCCCCTATTAAACATTCCTGAACGCCCAGTAAAACCTCGCCAAAATGGCTTAACAATGGTTATGGACAAGGGATTAAGCTTACGCCAGGTAGAAGATTTTATCGAAGTTGCTGGCGTTCATACCGATATCGTAAAATTAGGTTGGGCAACATCGCATGTTACCCCAAAACTGAAAGAAAAATTAGCTTTATATAAAAGCGCTGGTATACCAACTTATTTCGGCGGAACACTTTTCGAAGCGTTTATTATCCGAAATCAATTTGATGATTACCAACGAGTTCTTGACCAATATGGAATGGAATATGCAGAGGTATCTGATGGTTCTATTGAAATTGAACATGAACTTAAGTGCGAATTTATTAGTAAACTAGCTAAACAAGTTACTGTTATCTCTGAAGTTGGCAGTAAAGATGCGGCTAAAATATTTGCTCCATACAAATGGATTAAATTAATGAAAGCCGAAATGGAAGCTGGTGCATGGAAAGTTATCGCCGAAGCTCGTGAAGGTGGAAATGTTGGTATTTATAGAGGAAGCGGAGAAGTTCGTGAAGGATTAGTTGATGAAATTTTAACTCAAATTCCGGCAGATACTATTATTTGGGAAGCACCACAAAAGGAACAACAAGTTTGGTTTATTAAATTAATCGGAACCAATGTTAATTTAGGAAACATTGCGCCTGCTGAAGTTATTCCACTAGAAACCATTCGTTTAGGATTACGTGGAGATACGTTTGACCATTTCTTAAATCAAACAAAATAA
- a CDS encoding VOC family protein, which translates to MKAPDHYQPIMPYLVVENAAKFVDFVKEVFDADVKLIVPRADGSIMHAEVTIDKGTIMFADASLDYSPFPAGMFILSPRAISFYEKAIANGAESIQAPAEQEYGYSAGFKDVWGNTWWVTVPGDD; encoded by the coding sequence ATGAAAGCACCAGATCATTACCAACCAATAATGCCTTATTTGGTAGTTGAAAACGCAGCAAAATTTGTTGATTTTGTTAAAGAAGTTTTTGATGCTGATGTAAAATTGATTGTTCCGAGAGCGGATGGATCAATAATGCATGCAGAAGTTACGATTGATAAAGGAACAATAATGTTTGCTGATGCAAGTTTGGATTATTCGCCATTTCCTGCTGGGATGTTTATACTTTCTCCAAGGGCAATCTCTTTTTACGAGAAAGCAATCGCTAACGGAGCCGAATCAATTCAAGCTCCTGCAGAACAGGAATATGGTTATAGCGCTGGATTTAAGGATGTTTGGGGAAATACTTGGTGGGTAACTGTACCCGGCGACGATTAG
- a CDS encoding gliding motility lipoprotein GldD codes for MKFKHFIFFPFLILLCTTACQNNDYSPKPKAYFRIIYPKKVYQQFNKSVPFSFEYPFYANMEPDISRGAKKDWYNLHFKQFNGFLHLTYYDVSGAKEFDEMVEDARKLAFKHTIKASAIDQKIIYYPKQKVYGVYYAIEGNTASSVQFFLTDSAKHYFRGALYFNERPQYDSIEPVIKFIKTDIDTLISTFRWKN; via the coding sequence ATGAAATTTAAACACTTTATTTTTTTTCCATTTTTAATACTTTTATGCACAACAGCTTGTCAAAATAATGATTATAGTCCAAAGCCAAAGGCCTATTTCAGAATTATCTATCCTAAAAAAGTATATCAGCAATTTAATAAGTCTGTACCCTTTAGCTTTGAATATCCATTTTACGCAAACATGGAACCAGATATTTCCAGAGGTGCTAAAAAAGATTGGTATAACCTGCATTTCAAACAATTTAATGGTTTTTTGCATTTAACTTATTATGATGTATCCGGAGCAAAAGAATTTGATGAAATGGTAGAAGATGCTCGCAAACTGGCCTTTAAACACACTATAAAAGCTAGTGCAATAGATCAAAAAATAATCTATTATCCTAAGCAAAAAGTATACGGTGTTTATTATGCTATTGAGGGAAATACGGCTTCATCTGTTCAGTTTTTTTTAACAGACAGTGCGAAACACTATTTCAGAGGTGCTTTATACTTTAACGAACGTCCGCAATACGACTCAATTGAACCTGTTATCAAGTTTATTAAAACCGATATAGATACCTTAATTTCTACCTTTAGGTGGAAAAATTAG
- a CDS encoding MBL fold metallo-hydrolase, producing the protein MITIKTFTFNAYSENTYVLFDETKECVIIDPGMYEGAEQNKLTSFIKENNLKPVLLLNTHCHLDHIFGNRFVFDTYGLKPQFNIGELPILQAVPSYAPQMGFSRYELSPEPEVFLPETGTISFGESKLDLIFAPGHSPAHLCFYNSAEHFLIGGDVLFYNSIGRSDLPGGNHQQLINNIREKLFVLPDNTKVYPGHGPATTIGFEKINNPFF; encoded by the coding sequence ATGATTACAATTAAAACTTTCACTTTTAATGCATACAGTGAAAATACATATGTTTTATTTGATGAAACAAAAGAGTGCGTTATCATTGATCCCGGGATGTATGAAGGTGCTGAACAAAATAAATTGACATCATTCATCAAAGAAAACAATTTAAAACCTGTACTTCTTTTAAATACGCACTGTCATTTAGATCATATTTTTGGGAATAGGTTTGTGTTTGACACATATGGATTAAAGCCACAATTTAATATTGGAGAACTACCCATATTACAAGCAGTTCCTAGTTACGCACCACAAATGGGATTTTCTAGATACGAACTTTCGCCAGAACCTGAAGTTTTTTTGCCAGAGACAGGAACTATTTCATTCGGTGAAAGTAAATTGGATTTGATTTTTGCTCCTGGTCATTCTCCTGCACATTTATGTTTTTATAATTCAGCTGAACATTTTTTAATAGGAGGTGATGTTTTATTTTACAACAGCATTGGCCGCAGCGATTTGCCTGGTGGAAATCATCAGCAGTTGATAAATAATATCAGGGAAAAATTGTTTGTATTGCCAGATAATACGAAAGTATATCCCGGCCACGGACCTGCAACAACCATTGGTTTTGAGAAAATTAATAACCCATTTTTTTGA
- a CDS encoding BNR repeat-containing protein translates to MKVNNALVCILKSKLIFTILTFLSLCLSYLTGFSQDKNLSTVANNGWANNSVNTVIFRKNSLVTFQKTQYTAYYNEDQFVVLAKRKLGSDNWEVKVSQYKGDASDAHKSISIAIDGKGFLHLVWGQHNNNLNYAKGLVAGSLSVGEKTAMLSAKENKVSYPEFYKLANGDLLFFYRDGGSGNGNLMINRFDIKSQKWIRVQDGLIDGEGKRNAYWQTVVDEKGGIHISWVWRESPNVASNHDLCYAKSKDGGKTWQKSTGEKYRLPINAKNAEYAMQIPQNSELINQTSMFAKSTGEIFIASYWRDQDSEVPQYHIVYKNESQWSVNNLSFRKTPFSLSGVGTKRIPISRPQIVAWNQGKLQAAALIFRDEERGNKVSIALSKNILNKDWKVSDLTTESVGDWEPTYDTERWNKNKILNLFVQKVIQVDGEGKTNAGPSLIQVLEWKPDLKSF, encoded by the coding sequence TTGAAGGTCAATAATGCGCTGGTATGTATTCTTAAAAGTAAACTAATATTTACTATTTTAACCTTTTTATCACTTTGTTTAAGTTACTTAACTGGCTTTTCTCAAGATAAAAACTTAAGTACGGTTGCAAATAATGGGTGGGCAAATAATTCGGTAAATACGGTTATTTTTCGCAAAAATTCGTTGGTAACTTTTCAAAAAACACAGTACACAGCATATTATAATGAAGATCAGTTTGTAGTATTAGCCAAGCGTAAACTCGGTAGCGATAACTGGGAAGTAAAGGTAAGTCAGTATAAAGGTGATGCTAGTGATGCACATAAATCTATCAGTATTGCTATTGATGGAAAGGGGTTTTTACACTTGGTTTGGGGGCAGCATAATAATAATTTAAATTATGCAAAAGGGCTAGTGGCTGGTTCGTTAAGCGTAGGAGAAAAAACTGCTATGCTTTCTGCAAAAGAAAATAAGGTTAGCTACCCGGAATTTTACAAACTTGCAAATGGCGATCTTTTGTTTTTTTACAGAGATGGTGGTTCAGGAAACGGCAATTTAATGATTAACCGTTTTGATATAAAATCACAAAAATGGATTCGAGTTCAGGATGGTTTAATTGATGGCGAGGGTAAACGAAATGCTTATTGGCAAACTGTTGTAGATGAAAAAGGTGGCATTCATATTTCTTGGGTTTGGCGAGAAAGCCCGAACGTAGCCAGTAATCATGATCTTTGTTATGCAAAATCCAAAGATGGTGGTAAAACTTGGCAAAAATCTACAGGAGAAAAATATCGCTTGCCGATTAATGCAAAGAATGCAGAATACGCCATGCAAATTCCACAAAATAGTGAATTAATTAATCAGACCTCAATGTTTGCAAAATCCACTGGAGAAATTTTTATAGCCTCTTACTGGCGTGATCAAGACAGTGAAGTTCCGCAATATCATATTGTTTACAAAAATGAAAGCCAATGGAGCGTAAACAATTTAAGTTTCAGAAAAACTCCTTTTTCTTTGAGCGGCGTTGGTACGAAACGAATTCCAATCTCTCGTCCGCAAATTGTAGCTTGGAATCAAGGGAAATTACAAGCTGCAGCCTTAATTTTTCGTGATGAAGAAAGAGGTAATAAGGTATCTATTGCCTTAAGTAAAAATATCTTGAATAAAGATTGGAAAGTAAGTGATTTGACTACAGAAAGTGTTGGCGATTGGGAGCCAACTTATGATACAGAACGCTGGAATAAAAACAAAATTCTTAATTTGTTTGTGCAAAAAGTAATTCAAGTAGATGGCGAGGGCAAAACAAATGCTGGTCCGAGTTTGATACAAGTTTTAGAATGGAAGCCTGATCTCAAAAGTTTTTAA
- a CDS encoding ABC transporter permease: MNTSLFIAKRYLFAKKSTNAINLISGISMLGVMVGSAALIIILSVFNGLETVVLGMFDTITPEIQILPAKGKTFDPNTGYFNQLKKNKEIYSFTEVLQENALLKYNNKQAVGMVKGVSLDYLKNTKLDSTIKEGKFILHNKSGDNAVMGSGLQSFLAVNTFDPFTELEIYSPKKTISANSLNPSADFVAKSIRVSGVFEVQQEFDNGIIVPLDFARSLLDEEKNISSIEINLNPNTDVDKFKDEVMQKAGSAFLVQNRAEQNKSLHHIFNSEKSMVYIILTFILIIAIFNVVGSLTMLVIDKVKDIAILSSLGAGKSLIKRIFLLEGMMITMTGCILGLIIGVIFYYVQHKFGLIKMGEENKTLVNVYPIALKWKDFILVFFTVGIFSFLASALSSNLSVKKIDQINQTI, from the coding sequence GTGAATACGTCATTATTTATCGCGAAAAGATATCTTTTCGCAAAAAAATCTACCAATGCTATAAACTTGATATCAGGAATATCGATGTTAGGCGTAATGGTTGGCAGCGCAGCATTGATCATTATTCTATCAGTTTTTAATGGTTTAGAGACAGTTGTATTAGGGATGTTTGATACAATTACGCCAGAGATTCAAATTCTTCCGGCTAAAGGAAAAACGTTCGATCCAAATACGGGTTACTTTAATCAACTGAAAAAAAATAAAGAGATTTACAGCTTTACTGAAGTGCTTCAAGAAAATGCATTACTAAAGTATAATAATAAACAAGCAGTTGGAATGGTGAAAGGTGTAAGCTTAGATTATTTGAAAAATACTAAGCTAGACAGTACCATTAAAGAAGGAAAATTTATACTTCATAATAAAAGTGGCGATAATGCCGTGATGGGTTCAGGATTACAGAGTTTTCTTGCTGTCAACACTTTTGATCCCTTTACCGAACTTGAGATATACTCACCAAAAAAGACCATTTCTGCAAATTCCTTAAATCCATCAGCAGATTTTGTAGCGAAAAGCATTCGTGTTAGTGGCGTATTTGAAGTGCAACAAGAGTTTGATAACGGCATAATTGTACCCTTAGATTTTGCCAGGTCTCTTTTAGATGAAGAGAAAAATATTTCATCTATCGAGATTAACTTAAATCCAAATACTGATGTAGATAAATTTAAGGATGAAGTAATGCAAAAAGCTGGAAGTGCATTTTTGGTTCAAAACCGAGCTGAGCAAAACAAATCTTTACATCATATTTTTAATTCTGAAAAAAGTATGGTCTATATCATTCTTACCTTCATACTAATTATTGCCATTTTTAATGTGGTGGGTTCGCTTACCATGTTGGTTATTGATAAGGTTAAAGATATTGCCATTCTGAGCAGTTTAGGTGCAGGAAAAAGCTTGATTAAAAGAATATTTCTTTTGGAAGGAATGATGATTACGATGACAGGCTGTATTTTAGGCCTAATTATAGGTGTTATATTTTATTACGTTCAACACAAATTTGGTTTAATTAAAATGGGCGAAGAAAATAAAACCCTCGTTAATGTTTATCCTATAGCCTTAAAATGGAAGGATTTCATTTTAGTGTTTTTTACTGTCGGTATATTTTCTTTTTTGGCATCTGCTTTGTCATCTAATTTGAGCGTTAAGAAGATAGATCAGATTAATCAAACCATATAA
- a CDS encoding DUF2264 domain-containing protein, with amino-acid sequence MKISIIKISICFFILLICSNAIAQKKSSKKVAALSDRQFWLQQMDKMVRPVLSSLATDSLKINMPQVTSIYVDNKEQRIKVQYVEVLGRVLSGIAPWLQLEDGDLAEVALRKQYREWVIKGLKNSLDSNAKDFMNYDIGGQQLVDASFVALAFIRAPWLWEHLDKKNQDLMMKSIVMTRKFKPVFSNWLLFSAMNEAFLAKFGYSWDPMRVDYALQQMEQWYVGDGMYKDGNTYAFDYYNSYVIHPYLATISNIIGKKTKDYNAMFDKIKKRNERFAIIQERLINVDGTYPATGRSIIYRGAAFHHLADMAFRKALPKQLSPEQVRCALTAVIRKTLESSTTYKNGWLTIGLYGHQPELADFYNNQGSPYLCTSIFLPLGLPSTDPFWSNPAAKWSAQKIWSGENFANDHSLDLR; translated from the coding sequence ATGAAAATATCAATCATTAAAATATCAATCTGTTTCTTCATATTACTTATTTGCTCAAACGCAATTGCACAGAAAAAATCGAGCAAAAAAGTGGCGGCTTTATCTGATAGGCAATTTTGGTTACAGCAGATGGATAAGATGGTAAGACCAGTTTTATCTAGTCTCGCGACAGATAGTTTAAAAATAAATATGCCTCAAGTTACTTCAATTTATGTAGATAATAAGGAACAGCGAATTAAAGTTCAATATGTTGAAGTATTAGGTCGGGTTTTAAGTGGAATAGCGCCGTGGTTACAACTAGAAGATGGTGATTTAGCAGAAGTTGCACTAAGAAAACAATATAGAGAATGGGTTATTAAAGGTTTAAAAAACTCGTTAGATTCTAATGCAAAAGATTTTATGAATTATGATATTGGCGGACAACAATTGGTTGATGCTTCATTTGTTGCTTTGGCATTTATCCGTGCACCCTGGTTATGGGAACATTTAGATAAAAAAAATCAAGATTTGATGATGAAATCTATTGTCATGACAAGAAAATTTAAACCCGTTTTTTCCAATTGGCTACTCTTCTCGGCTATGAATGAAGCATTTTTGGCGAAGTTTGGTTACAGTTGGGATCCCATGCGGGTAGATTATGCCTTGCAGCAAATGGAGCAATGGTACGTTGGTGATGGGATGTATAAAGATGGAAATACTTATGCTTTTGATTATTATAATAGTTACGTAATCCATCCGTATTTGGCTACTATATCTAACATAATCGGTAAAAAAACGAAAGATTATAATGCTATGTTCGATAAAATAAAAAAACGAAACGAGCGCTTTGCAATCATTCAAGAAAGGTTAATCAATGTAGATGGCACTTATCCTGCAACAGGCCGGTCCATCATCTATCGCGGCGCTGCATTTCATCATTTAGCAGACATGGCATTTAGAAAAGCTTTGCCAAAACAATTGAGTCCTGAACAGGTTCGTTGTGCATTAACCGCCGTAATTAGGAAAACTTTAGAAAGTTCTACAACTTATAAAAATGGCTGGTTAACAATTGGTTTATATGGTCATCAGCCAGAATTAGCAGATTTTTATAATAATCAAGGCAGTCCTTATTTATGTACCAGTATTTTTTTGCCTTTAGGTTTACCTTCAACTGATCCTTTTTGGTCAAACCCTGCTGCTAAGTGGAGCGCCCAGAAAATTTGGTCCGGAGAAAATTTCGCTAATGATCATAGCTTAGATTTGAGGTAA
- a CDS encoding tetratricopeptide repeat protein, with the protein MEEEFFFESNEDAQRSVERYEEMLRNQDQYFFDAGAFEYIVDFYIEKNDPVKALQVVDFAVSQHPYATVFLVKQAHLYILTNNNEKAFLALQKAELLEPSEPDIYLLRGNIYQNTERFDEALENYEKALGLAETTDEILLQIAYVYQSKTDYESAITYIKLSLEQNMENQDGLYELAFCYDVLDKQEESIKFYQQYIDTDPYSYAAWYNLGNSYHKLDLWEKAIDAYDYAILIKEDFSSAYFNKGNALVQLDKYEEAIDVYKQTFEYEQPNADTYCAMGECYEKLEKMDEARSYYKKSVKMDPKMGDAWFGIGVTLNFEERYFESLHFYRKAIDLEAENPDFWFAMADAYYKLGQIEESVVAYEKVLEYNPLDVEAWLDFSTVLYEQGKTLEASETILMAIKNNPDAAELYYRMVAYLFALGNYSDALGYLETALTANPDKHYILFEYLPQLQDNSAIINVINRYIK; encoded by the coding sequence ATGGAAGAAGAATTCTTTTTTGAATCCAATGAAGATGCACAACGCTCAGTAGAACGTTACGAAGAAATGCTCCGAAATCAAGATCAATATTTTTTCGATGCAGGGGCTTTTGAATACATTGTAGATTTTTACATTGAAAAAAATGATCCTGTTAAGGCTTTACAGGTTGTAGATTTTGCTGTTAGTCAACACCCATATGCAACTGTATTTCTGGTTAAACAAGCTCACCTTTATATTTTAACAAACAATAATGAAAAGGCTTTTCTTGCTTTGCAAAAAGCTGAACTGCTAGAACCATCAGAGCCTGATATTTATCTGTTGCGTGGAAATATTTATCAAAATACGGAGCGTTTTGATGAAGCTTTAGAAAATTACGAAAAGGCACTAGGTTTAGCAGAAACTACTGATGAAATTCTATTGCAGATAGCCTATGTTTATCAAAGCAAAACTGATTACGAAAGCGCCATAACCTATATTAAACTCAGTTTAGAACAAAATATGGAAAATCAAGACGGCTTGTACGAATTGGCTTTTTGTTATGATGTTTTGGATAAGCAGGAAGAAAGCATTAAATTTTATCAACAATACATTGATACGGATCCTTATTCGTACGCCGCTTGGTACAATTTAGGTAACAGTTACCATAAATTAGACCTTTGGGAAAAAGCTATTGATGCTTATGACTATGCCATTTTAATTAAAGAAGATTTTAGCTCTGCTTATTTTAACAAGGGAAATGCCTTGGTTCAATTAGACAAATATGAAGAGGCCATAGATGTTTATAAACAGACTTTTGAATACGAACAACCTAATGCGGATACTTATTGTGCCATGGGTGAGTGTTATGAAAAGTTAGAAAAAATGGATGAGGCTCGTTCTTATTACAAGAAATCGGTTAAAATGGACCCTAAAATGGGCGATGCCTGGTTTGGGATTGGTGTTACTTTAAACTTTGAAGAACGTTATTTTGAATCGCTTCATTTTTATAGAAAAGCAATAGATCTAGAAGCAGAAAATCCAGATTTTTGGTTCGCTATGGCCGATGCTTATTATAAATTAGGTCAGATAGAGGAGTCTGTTGTTGCCTATGAGAAAGTTTTAGAATATAATCCACTTGATGTAGAAGCCTGGTTGGATTTTAGTACCGTTCTTTACGAGCAAGGCAAAACATTAGAAGCTTCAGAAACAATATTAATGGCCATCAAAAATAATCCGGATGCTGCCGAATTATATTATAGAATGGTTGCTTATCTTTTTGCCTTAGGAAATTATAGTGATGCTTTAGGTTATTTGGAAACGGCACTTACAGCCAATCCTGATAAGCATTATATTTTATTTGAATACCTTCCACAATTGCAAGACAACAGTGCAATTATCAATGTTATTAACCGCTATATCAAATAA
- the amaB gene encoding L-piperidine-6-carboxylate dehydrogenase yields the protein MNTDIQSILDKLGIKANNAAYSTGSNWSGENNEKSLASFSPVDGNLIASAKVANADNYDEVIKLAQQAFLEWRSIPAPKRGDIVRQFGDALRKNKDALGTLVSYEMGKSLQEGFGEVQEMIDICDFAVGLSRQLYGLTMHSERPNHRMYEQWHPLGIVGVISAFNFPVAVWAWNTALALVCGNVCIWKPSEKTPLTAIACQHIIANVFKANDVAEGVCNLILGDREVGELMTTDNRVALISATGSTRMGKAVAAAVGARLGKSLLELGGNNAIIISEHADLDMSLIGAVFGAVGTAGQRCTSTRRLIIHESVYDAFREKLVKAYGQLRIGDPLDQNNHVGPLIDIDAVTAYLESIEKCKAEGGNFVVEGGVLSGGNYMSGCYVKPCIAEVKNDYQIVQHETFAPILYLIKYTTLDEAIALQNGVPQGLSSAIMTLNLREAEEFLSATGSDCGIANVNIGTSGAEIGGAFGGEKETGGGRESGSDAWRAYMRRQTNTINYANTLPLAQGIKFDL from the coding sequence ATGAATACAGATATTCAATCCATATTAGATAAATTAGGTATCAAGGCTAATAATGCTGCTTATAGTACAGGTAGTAATTGGAGCGGTGAAAACAATGAAAAATCACTAGCTAGTTTTTCTCCTGTTGATGGAAATTTAATTGCTTCAGCCAAAGTTGCAAACGCAGATAATTATGATGAAGTAATAAAATTAGCTCAACAAGCATTTTTAGAATGGAGAAGTATCCCTGCTCCAAAAAGAGGAGATATCGTTCGCCAATTTGGCGATGCACTACGCAAAAATAAAGATGCTTTAGGTACGCTGGTTTCCTATGAAATGGGTAAAAGCCTGCAAGAAGGTTTTGGCGAAGTGCAGGAAATGATTGATATATGTGATTTTGCGGTGGGTTTATCTCGACAGCTTTACGGATTAACCATGCATAGCGAACGCCCAAATCACCGGATGTACGAACAATGGCATCCTTTAGGAATTGTAGGTGTTATTTCAGCATTTAATTTTCCAGTTGCCGTATGGGCATGGAATACCGCTTTGGCCTTGGTTTGTGGTAATGTTTGTATTTGGAAACCATCAGAAAAAACGCCACTGACAGCCATTGCTTGCCAGCATATAATTGCGAATGTTTTTAAAGCAAACGATGTTGCAGAAGGTGTTTGTAATTTAATATTAGGTGATAGGGAAGTTGGCGAATTAATGACCACTGACAACCGGGTAGCATTGATTTCTGCGACAGGATCTACCCGCATGGGCAAAGCAGTTGCGGCTGCTGTTGGTGCCCGTTTAGGTAAAAGTTTGTTGGAATTGGGAGGAAATAATGCCATCATCATTTCTGAACATGCCGATTTAGATATGAGTTTAATTGGAGCTGTTTTTGGCGCCGTAGGTACAGCCGGACAACGTTGTACTTCTACTAGAAGATTAATTATCCATGAAAGTGTTTATGATGCTTTTCGAGAAAAATTAGTAAAAGCCTATGGACAATTGAGAATTGGAGATCCATTAGATCAGAACAACCACGTTGGTCCGCTAATTGATATTGATGCAGTTACAGCTTATTTAGAATCGATTGAAAAATGTAAAGCAGAGGGTGGAAATTTTGTTGTGGAAGGAGGCGTTTTATCTGGAGGTAACTATATGAGTGGATGTTATGTTAAGCCTTGTATTGCGGAAGTTAAAAATGATTATCAAATTGTTCAGCATGAAACTTTTGCGCCTATTCTGTACCTAATAAAATATACAACTTTAGATGAGGCAATCGCCTTGCAAAATGGTGTTCCACAAGGTTTATCATCGGCAATAATGACCTTAAATTTAAGAGAAGCAGAGGAGTTTTTATCAGCAACAGGTTCTGATTGTGGAATTGCGAATGTTAATATCGGGACTTCAGGAGCGGAAATCGGTGGCGCTTTTGGTGGAGAAAAGGAAACCGGTGGTGGTAGAGAAAGTGGTTCTGATGCATGGAGAGCTTATATGCGCAGACAAACAAATACTATAAATTATGCAAATACTTTACCGCTGGCACAAGGAATTAAATTTGATTTGTAG
- a CDS encoding 3-ketoacyl-ACP reductase, which translates to MENISGKTALITGAGKGIGKAIAIALAQEGVNVGLVARTKSDLDQLADELKQYNIKIAVATVDVSDIDSVNKAVEYIQGELGFINILINNAGIGKFAKFLEMEPASWEEIIKTNLLGPYYLTRAVVPQMIEKQTGDIINISSSSAANPGAITSAYSASKASLIALSTSLMQEMRKHNIRVTSLTPSTTATDMAINLKLTDGNPDKVMQPEDLAELIVSQLKLNRRVFVKDAGLWSTNP; encoded by the coding sequence ATGGAAAACATATCAGGAAAAACTGCACTCATAACTGGTGCAGGAAAAGGAATAGGGAAAGCAATTGCAATCGCACTGGCTCAAGAGGGCGTAAATGTTGGTTTAGTGGCTAGAACAAAAAGCGATTTAGATCAATTAGCGGATGAATTAAAGCAGTATAACATCAAAATTGCAGTAGCAACTGTTGATGTTAGTGATATAGATTCCGTAAACAAAGCCGTAGAATATATTCAAGGTGAGTTAGGTTTTATTAATATTTTAATTAATAATGCAGGCATCGGAAAGTTTGCAAAGTTTTTAGAAATGGAACCAGCATCCTGGGAAGAAATTATAAAAACTAATCTTTTAGGTCCGTACTATCTTACACGAGCAGTTGTTCCTCAAATGATTGAAAAGCAGACGGGCGATATTATAAATATTTCCAGTTCTTCGGCGGCAAATCCGGGAGCAATTACAAGTGCATATTCGGCTTCAAAAGCCAGCTTAATTGCACTATCAACTTCGTTAATGCAAGAAATGCGTAAACATAATATCAGGGTAACTTCTTTAACGCCAAGTACAACGGCTACAGATATGGCAATAAATTTGAAACTTACGGATGGTAATCCTGATAAGGTAATGCAGCCAGAAGATTTAGCAGAATTAATTGTATCTCAATTAAAATTAAATCGACGGGTTTTTGTTAAAGATGCTGGCCTTTGGTCTACTAATCCGTAA
- a CDS encoding shikimate dehydrogenase family protein has product MKTYGLIGYPLSHSFSKKYFTEKFLAEGIVDHQYELFSIENINSLPDLLSQDPSLSGLNVTIPHKVSVLPFLDEIDVAAETIGAVNCISIRYFEGETYLKGYNTDAFGFEESLKPLLKPQHQKALVFGDGGAAKAVKYTLDKLNIEYLVVVRKKVAGTILYSELTPEVLTAHKLLINTTPLGMSPNFDTYPEIDYQYIGKDHLAYDLVYNPLKTSFLEKTEAQGAETKNGLEMLHKQAEKAWSIWNK; this is encoded by the coding sequence ATGAAAACCTATGGTTTAATTGGGTATCCGCTATCCCACTCCTTTTCCAAAAAATATTTTACAGAGAAGTTTTTAGCTGAAGGAATAGTTGATCATCAATACGAACTTTTTTCGATAGAAAATATTAATTCACTGCCCGACCTGCTTAGTCAGGATCCGTCACTCTCCGGGCTTAATGTTACCATTCCGCATAAAGTAAGCGTTTTACCTTTTTTAGATGAAATTGATGTTGCAGCAGAAACGATCGGAGCTGTAAATTGTATTTCAATCAGGTATTTCGAGGGTGAAACTTATTTAAAAGGATACAATACAGATGCCTTTGGTTTTGAAGAGTCGTTAAAACCTTTGTTAAAACCGCAACACCAAAAAGCTTTGGTATTTGGCGATGGCGGCGCAGCAAAAGCAGTAAAATATACTTTAGATAAGCTAAATATTGAATACCTTGTAGTTGTGCGCAAAAAAGTTGCTGGAACCATTTTATATTCTGAGCTTACGCCCGAAGTTTTAACAGCTCATAAATTGTTAATTAACACCACACCTTTAGGCATGTCGCCAAATTTTGATACCTATCCAGAGATTGATTATCAATATATAGGAAAGGACCACTTGGCATACGATTTAGTTTACAATCCACTGAAAACTAGTTTTTTAGAAAAAACTGAAGCTCAAGGTGCAGAAACTAAAAATGGTTTAGAGATGTTGCATAAACAAGCTGAAAAGGCTTGGTCTATATGGAATAAATAA